One Mixta gaviniae genomic window carries:
- a CDS encoding oxalate decarboxylase family bicupin: MNKLSRRHFMAFAAGGTVALAAGSVHAHGTPVKGIGTPQKGGSDPGPHDPIREQENPDIVNPPATDSGTLPNLRFSFSDAHVRKGSGGWTRQVTQRELGVSTTIAGVDMRLNAGGIRELHWHKEGEWAYMLYGSARITALDSDGGWFVDDVGKGDLWYFPPGVPHSIQGLGPDGCEFLLVFDDGNFDEDSTFLLSDWFKHVPPEILAKNFGVPAETFSQLPSPEAEYIFAGNTPGDLKNDAVAGAPKSRFTFSHRMLAQQPITLKGGTVRITDTSVFPVSKTIAAALVELQPGAMRELHWHPNNDEWQYYLEGEGRMGVFASSGQARTFDFRAGDVGYVPFAMGHYIENTGDKPLRFLELFKSDHYADISLNQWLASTPPALVEQHLHLNAGFMQALSTRKSPIVGG, from the coding sequence GTGAATAAACTCTCTCGTCGTCATTTTATGGCCTTCGCCGCCGGCGGCACCGTCGCCCTTGCTGCCGGCTCGGTTCATGCGCACGGCACGCCGGTAAAAGGCATCGGCACGCCGCAGAAAGGCGGCAGCGATCCCGGCCCGCACGATCCGATCCGCGAGCAGGAGAACCCCGATATCGTCAACCCGCCGGCAACCGATAGCGGCACCCTGCCGAACCTGCGTTTTTCCTTTAGCGACGCGCACGTGCGCAAAGGCAGCGGCGGCTGGACGCGCCAGGTCACCCAGCGCGAGCTGGGCGTCTCTACCACCATCGCCGGTGTCGATATGCGCCTTAACGCCGGCGGCATCCGCGAGCTGCACTGGCACAAGGAGGGCGAATGGGCCTATATGCTCTACGGCAGCGCACGCATTACGGCGCTTGACAGTGACGGCGGCTGGTTTGTGGATGACGTCGGTAAGGGCGATCTCTGGTACTTCCCGCCGGGCGTACCGCACTCGATTCAGGGTCTGGGCCCTGACGGCTGCGAATTTCTGCTGGTGTTTGACGACGGCAATTTCGATGAGGACAGCACCTTCCTGCTTAGTGACTGGTTTAAACATGTGCCGCCGGAGATCCTGGCGAAAAACTTCGGCGTGCCGGCGGAGACCTTTAGCCAGCTGCCCTCACCAGAGGCGGAATATATCTTCGCTGGCAATACGCCTGGCGATTTGAAGAACGATGCTGTCGCCGGCGCGCCGAAGTCGCGCTTTACCTTCTCCCACCGCATGCTGGCGCAGCAGCCGATTACCCTGAAAGGCGGCACGGTACGCATCACCGACACCTCCGTTTTTCCGGTATCGAAAACCATCGCCGCCGCGCTGGTTGAGCTACAGCCCGGCGCGATGCGCGAGCTGCACTGGCATCCCAATAACGATGAGTGGCAATACTATCTGGAGGGCGAAGGACGTATGGGTGTCTTCGCCTCGTCAGGCCAGGCGCGCACCTTCGATTTTCGCGCCGGGGATGTCGGCTATGTGCCTTTCGCCATGGGCCACTATATTGAGAACACCGGCGATAAGCCGTTGCGCTTCCTTGAGCTGTTTAAAAGCGATCATTACGCCGATATCTCGCTGAATCAGTGGCTGGCCTCGACGCCGCCGGCGCTGGTTGAGCAGCATCTGCACCTGAACGCCGGGTTTATGCAGGCGCTCAGCACGCGCAAAAGCCCGATCGTCGGCGGCTGA